In a single window of the Natronosalvus caseinilyticus genome:
- a CDS encoding asparagine synthase-related protein, which translates to MLQPGSLTTVSTDDGDDDRTVNRYWRPVHRPSDRSHSYYADRLAALIERAAAERTDETTEYGLLLSGGSDSRLTLAALESVGCSANTYHINDWVNDEAEVAKRAAQAVDAEFTFLQRDEGYQARSLASTPSVSTFGGYFNQSHAVGFEERLRSDVDVLFTGHYGDMLFKGNHLPKPPVDLGPLGSFELPMESACETVEEFVEHRTDEAPAYLDDALDRSIHDLYRSNVTQRGDRIVDHGVEFESLREAVLCSRCPLTNGTSHFFYYGTEQLLPSGTLFLDNRLIDLFLEIPIESLVRGNLINRAIDRLSPELAAIPHGETGVALKHPFEVHWLGSLATSFKRNQLPSSTPSARSTHGPWPNHAELIRSHPFVRETIDEHEPLIRALPFLSWEKVNECYEAHLLGENNVSALYTLITFLEMPVTKRVAKQQTTTTTDTPRVTSRELVE; encoded by the coding sequence ATGCTACAACCGGGCTCGCTGACGACCGTTTCAACGGACGACGGCGATGACGACCGCACCGTCAATCGGTACTGGCGGCCGGTCCACCGACCATCGGATCGATCGCACTCGTACTACGCCGACCGGCTCGCGGCACTGATCGAGCGAGCGGCCGCGGAGCGCACGGACGAGACGACCGAGTACGGTCTGCTGTTGAGCGGCGGGAGCGACTCGCGGCTCACGCTCGCCGCGCTCGAGAGCGTCGGCTGCTCGGCGAATACGTATCACATAAACGACTGGGTGAACGACGAGGCGGAAGTGGCGAAACGGGCGGCCCAAGCCGTCGACGCCGAGTTCACGTTCCTCCAGCGCGACGAAGGGTATCAGGCGCGGTCACTGGCGTCGACGCCGTCCGTGTCGACGTTCGGCGGCTACTTCAATCAGAGCCACGCCGTCGGCTTCGAGGAGCGACTCAGATCCGACGTGGACGTGTTGTTCACCGGGCACTATGGGGACATGCTGTTCAAGGGAAACCACCTCCCGAAGCCGCCCGTCGACCTCGGACCGCTGGGCTCGTTCGAACTCCCGATGGAATCGGCGTGCGAGACCGTCGAGGAGTTCGTCGAGCATCGTACCGACGAGGCACCGGCGTACCTCGACGACGCGCTCGATCGGTCGATTCACGACCTTTACCGGTCGAACGTGACCCAGCGTGGCGACCGAATCGTCGATCACGGCGTCGAGTTCGAGTCCCTCAGGGAGGCGGTGCTCTGCAGCCGCTGTCCGCTCACGAACGGTACCTCTCACTTCTTCTACTACGGAACCGAGCAGCTGCTACCCTCCGGAACGCTGTTTCTGGACAATCGCCTCATCGACCTCTTCCTCGAGATTCCGATCGAGTCGCTCGTCCGTGGCAACCTCATCAACCGAGCGATCGATCGCCTCTCGCCGGAGCTCGCCGCGATTCCACACGGGGAGACCGGCGTCGCGCTCAAACACCCGTTCGAGGTGCACTGGCTGGGAAGTCTCGCGACCTCGTTCAAGCGCAACCAGCTGCCGTCGTCGACGCCCAGTGCTCGATCGACACACGGCCCATGGCCGAACCACGCCGAACTCATCCGATCGCATCCGTTCGTGCGGGAGACAATCGACGAACACGAGCCGCTCATTCGCGCTCTCCCGTTCCTGAGCTGGGAGAAGGTCAACGAGTGTTACGAGGCGCACCTGTTGGGCGAGAATAACGTCTCGGCGCTGTACACACTAATCACGTTCCTCGAGATGCCAGTCACGAAACGCGTCGCCAAACAACAGACGACAACGACCACGGACACACCGCGTGTGACGTCACGGGAGCTGGTGGAGTGA
- a CDS encoding NUDIX domain-containing protein: MGNEPPTFCHYCGEELTPVDPPTVHRCAACGEHVFYNPSPCSRVAVVDGESILLVKVDLPERDMWGTPGGMVEAGEDPDEAGARELAEETTLTVDPDDLVLFDVRTFAKFETVHKTYLVYAVDVADVHGTPRADDEVAAARFWTPAELEAARDELLTSWPTEYRDLRWWVDSARAALDRGRDRS; encoded by the coding sequence ATGGGCAACGAACCGCCGACGTTCTGTCACTACTGCGGTGAAGAACTGACGCCAGTCGACCCGCCGACGGTCCATCGTTGTGCCGCCTGCGGGGAGCACGTTTTCTACAACCCCAGCCCCTGTTCGCGGGTCGCGGTCGTCGACGGTGAATCGATCCTGCTCGTGAAGGTCGACCTCCCGGAGCGCGACATGTGGGGGACGCCGGGTGGCATGGTCGAGGCGGGCGAGGATCCGGACGAAGCGGGCGCTCGAGAACTGGCGGAGGAGACGACGCTCACCGTCGATCCGGACGACCTCGTGTTGTTCGACGTTCGAACGTTCGCGAAGTTCGAGACGGTCCACAAGACGTACCTCGTCTACGCGGTCGACGTCGCGGACGTCCACGGTACGCCGCGAGCCGACGACGAGGTGGCCGCCGCCCGGTTCTGGACGCCGGCCGAACTCGAGGCCGCTCGAGACGAACTCCTCACCAGCTGGCCGACCGAGTACCGGGACCTGCGGTGGTGGGTGGACAGTGCGCGGGCGGCCCTGGACCGGGGCCGGGACCGGTCGTAG
- a CDS encoding alpha/beta fold hydrolase: protein MDLPDGWSTGTVRTNGVDLQYYRTGEGEPIVLAHGFYDTGRCWERLAAGLAADGYEVITYDARGHGRSDAPETGYGIEDRVADLRGLVDELGLERPLLLGHSMGGSTVAWAAATHPDLARAIVLEDPAGMYGDPDLGPDERVAVVEERCAEWMSQSLEERMAAFDDLDKPLARRLAVAREEFHPHSAEIARTGYPLLEDAFAGTTCPTLVLKADAGTPRRVRDLEAAAALSNGRLVHVPGAGHCVFRDEYEAAFAELQAFLSRHG from the coding sequence ATGGACCTTCCGGACGGCTGGTCGACGGGAACCGTTCGAACGAACGGTGTCGACCTCCAGTACTATCGAACCGGCGAGGGCGAGCCGATAGTGCTGGCGCACGGCTTCTACGACACCGGCCGCTGCTGGGAACGGCTCGCGGCGGGGCTCGCCGCGGATGGCTACGAGGTGATCACGTACGACGCGCGCGGCCACGGCCGATCCGACGCGCCCGAAACCGGGTACGGGATCGAGGACCGGGTGGCCGACCTTCGCGGCCTCGTCGACGAACTCGGCCTCGAGCGCCCGCTCTTGCTCGGCCACTCCATGGGCGGCTCGACCGTCGCGTGGGCGGCCGCGACCCACCCCGACCTGGCGCGAGCGATCGTCCTCGAGGACCCCGCCGGGATGTACGGCGATCCCGATCTCGGCCCCGACGAACGGGTCGCCGTCGTCGAGGAGCGGTGTGCCGAGTGGATGAGTCAGTCCCTCGAGGAACGAATGGCGGCGTTCGACGATCTCGACAAACCCCTCGCCCGGCGCCTCGCCGTCGCTCGCGAGGAGTTTCACCCTCACAGCGCCGAAATCGCCCGTACCGGGTACCCGCTCCTCGAGGACGCGTTCGCGGGGACCACCTGTCCGACGCTGGTGCTGAAGGCCGACGCCGGGACTCCCCGTCGAGTGCGAGACCTCGAGGCGGCCGCGGCGCTGTCGAACGGGCGACTGGTCCACGTTCCCGGCGCCGGCCACTGCGTCTTTCGCGACGAGTACGAAGCGGCCTTCGCGGAGCTACAGGCGTTTCTCTCTCGGCACGGGTAA
- a CDS encoding metal-dependent hydrolase, which translates to MADLLTHLLVGYSIGTLLSLRYERLRPAHVSLVMVGAASPDLNRIELVASDGFVAGVFGLPFSWEPLHTLVGSALVTGLLVLLVAPDHRKRVLALVAVGVVSHHLLDILLITPTGQSYAVFWPILEYRIPSGDLYQSTDRWPVLASGSCATLLWAVRRRRDSAASESETPPD; encoded by the coding sequence GTGGCTGATCTGCTCACGCACCTGCTGGTCGGGTACAGCATCGGCACGCTCCTCTCGCTTCGATACGAGCGGCTCCGTCCGGCACACGTCTCGCTCGTCATGGTTGGCGCCGCGAGTCCGGATCTGAACCGGATCGAACTGGTCGCTTCGGACGGGTTTGTCGCGGGCGTGTTCGGACTCCCGTTTTCGTGGGAGCCGTTGCACACTCTCGTCGGATCCGCGCTCGTGACCGGTCTTCTCGTTCTGCTGGTGGCGCCGGATCATCGCAAACGAGTCCTCGCGCTGGTGGCCGTCGGCGTCGTCTCTCACCACCTTCTCGACATCCTGCTGATCACCCCGACGGGCCAGTCCTACGCCGTCTTCTGGCCGATCCTCGAGTATCGGATTCCGTCTGGGGATCTCTATCAGAGTACCGACCGGTGGCCGGTCCTCGCATCCGGGTCGTGTGCTACGCTCCTGTGGGCGGTTCGTCGGCGCCGCGACAGTGCCGCTTCAGAGTCGGAGACGCCACCCGACTGA